From the Paludibacterium paludis genome, one window contains:
- the ispC gene encoding 1-deoxy-D-xylulose-5-phosphate reductoisomerase, whose protein sequence is MTQQGIAILGATGSVGANTLDVVGRHPQDWRVVALSGHTRIDRLFEQCLAHRPRYAVTGSEESAAVLRRRLREAGLDTEVEFGADALCRIASLPEVDAVMASIVGAAGLPSSIAAARAGKRLLLANKESLVMAGHLFMSAVREGGARLLPVDSEHSAIFQSLPHDFAGDLDASGIRKLILTASGGPFRLMPADRFAAVTVEEACRHPNWSMGRKISVDSATLMNKGLEVIEAHWLFNAPPARIDVVVHPQSVIHSMVQYRDGSVVAQLGSPDMRTPIANALAWPGRIEAGVADLDFGALAGLTFEAPDLARFPCLGLAYATLEAGGDASAVLNAANEVAVEAFLARRIRFTDIPVLVEDALSRLDLSASPDLPSLMAKNDETRRYTASRIS, encoded by the coding sequence ATGACACAACAAGGGATTGCCATTCTTGGCGCCACCGGCAGTGTCGGCGCCAATACGCTCGACGTGGTGGGGCGGCATCCGCAAGACTGGCGCGTCGTGGCGCTCAGCGGCCATACGCGCATCGACCGGTTGTTCGAGCAGTGTCTCGCGCACCGGCCACGCTACGCCGTGACGGGCAGCGAAGAGTCGGCCGCCGTTCTGCGCCGCCGGTTGCGCGAAGCCGGTCTCGATACCGAAGTGGAGTTCGGCGCCGACGCGCTGTGCCGCATCGCATCGTTGCCGGAAGTGGACGCGGTGATGGCGTCGATCGTTGGCGCCGCCGGCCTGCCGTCTTCGATCGCGGCCGCCCGCGCCGGCAAGCGCCTGTTGCTGGCCAACAAGGAATCGCTGGTCATGGCCGGGCATCTTTTCATGTCGGCGGTGCGCGAGGGCGGCGCGAGGTTGCTGCCCGTCGATAGCGAGCACAGCGCCATTTTCCAGTCCTTGCCGCATGATTTCGCCGGGGATCTTGACGCCTCCGGCATTCGCAAACTGATTCTCACCGCTTCGGGCGGGCCATTCCGGCTGATGCCCGCCGATCGTTTCGCGGCGGTCACCGTGGAAGAGGCGTGCCGCCATCCGAACTGGAGCATGGGGAGGAAGATTTCCGTCGATTCGGCGACCCTGATGAACAAAGGGCTGGAAGTCATCGAGGCGCATTGGCTGTTCAATGCGCCGCCGGCCCGGATCGATGTGGTGGTCCATCCGCAAAGTGTCATCCATTCCATGGTTCAATACCGGGACGGTTCCGTTGTCGCGCAATTGGGGTCGCCGGACATGCGCACGCCGATCGCCAATGCGCTCGCCTGGCCGGGTCGCATCGAAGCGGGGGTGGCCGATCTGGATTTTGGCGCGCTTGCCGGATTGACCTTCGAGGCGCCGGATCTCGCGCGCTTCCCCTGTCTTGGTCTCGCCTATGCGACGCTGGAAGCCGGCGGCGATGCCTCCGCGGTGCTCAACGCCGCGAACGAAGTGGCTGTCGAGGCGTTTCTTGCGCGGCGGATCCGCTTTACGGATATCCCCGTTCTGGTGGAAGATGCCCTGTCCCGGCTGGATTTGTCCGCCAGTCCGGATCTGCCTTCCCTGATGGCGAAAAATGACGAAACCCGCCGTTACACGGCTTCACGAATAAGCTGA
- a CDS encoding phosphatidate cytidylyltransferase, whose amino-acid sequence MLKTRIITALCLLPLMLAALFVFPPELWAAFSWLVTGLALWEYCRMVGMRQPFMALYLSVSTLVAAALWLLKLRMPVAGHVAVLVFWLGVVPLWLKRRWTLKDGWTARALGWLLMFPAWFAFVEWRPAADPAMALALLAVMGLVWVADVAAYFAGRAFGRRKLAPAISPGKSWEGVWGGLLAVALYALAVTRLGWIALPVPLFAVIGVALVLAAVSVTGDLLESWFKRSAGMKDSSGLLPGHGGVYDRIDSLIAVLAVSHALKTLGGL is encoded by the coding sequence ATGCTCAAAACCCGTATCATTACCGCATTGTGCCTGCTGCCGCTGATGCTGGCCGCGCTGTTCGTCTTTCCGCCCGAATTGTGGGCGGCGTTCAGCTGGCTGGTGACCGGGCTCGCCCTGTGGGAGTATTGCCGGATGGTCGGCATGCGCCAGCCGTTCATGGCGCTGTACCTTTCGGTGTCCACGCTCGTGGCGGCGGCGCTGTGGCTGTTGAAGCTGCGGATGCCGGTCGCGGGGCATGTCGCCGTGCTGGTCTTCTGGCTGGGAGTTGTGCCCCTGTGGCTGAAACGCCGCTGGACGCTGAAAGATGGCTGGACAGCGAGGGCGCTGGGCTGGCTCTTGATGTTTCCGGCCTGGTTCGCTTTCGTGGAGTGGCGGCCGGCCGCCGACCCCGCCATGGCGCTGGCCCTGCTCGCCGTGATGGGGCTGGTCTGGGTCGCCGATGTCGCGGCCTATTTCGCCGGTCGCGCGTTCGGTCGTCGCAAGCTCGCTCCCGCGATCAGTCCCGGCAAGAGCTGGGAGGGCGTTTGGGGCGGCCTTCTCGCCGTCGCGCTGTACGCGCTGGCCGTGACGCGACTGGGCTGGATCGCGCTACCGGTGCCTCTTTTCGCCGTGATCGGCGTGGCGCTGGTGCTCGCGGCGGTCAGCGTGACCGGCGATCTGCTCGAATCGTGGTTCAAGCGCAGCGCCGGAATGAAAGATAGCAGCGGTCTTCTGCCCGGGCACGGCGGAGTTTACGACCGGATCGACAGTCTTATCGCCGTCCTTGCCGTCAGCCATGCACTGAAAACGCTGGGCGGTCTGTAA
- the uppS gene encoding polyprenyl diphosphate synthase: MDGNGRWAKRRFLPRVAGHKRGLDSVREVIGACRRLGVEYLTLFAFSTENWRRPAEEVSFLMDLFMRALEHEIERLNANNIRLKVIGSRERFGASLSERIADAERRTATNSGLVLTIAADYGGRWDVLQGVNALIAEGATAITEEALAERLSMRYAPEPDLFIRTGGEQRISNFLLWQLAYSELYFTDKLWPDFDGVALEEAVGSYQGRERRFGRTSEQLPEALRRD; the protein is encoded by the coding sequence ATGGATGGGAATGGGCGATGGGCCAAACGGCGTTTTCTGCCCCGCGTGGCGGGACACAAGCGTGGTCTGGATTCGGTGCGCGAGGTGATCGGCGCTTGCCGGCGTCTCGGCGTCGAGTACTTGACGCTGTTCGCCTTTTCCACCGAAAACTGGCGTCGACCAGCGGAGGAAGTGTCCTTCCTCATGGACCTTTTCATGCGGGCGCTCGAACATGAAATCGAGCGTCTCAACGCCAATAATATTCGCCTGAAGGTGATCGGCAGCCGCGAACGGTTCGGCGCGTCGCTCTCGGAGCGGATCGCCGATGCCGAGCGGCGGACCGCGACGAACAGCGGCCTCGTGCTGACCATCGCGGCCGATTATGGCGGGCGCTGGGATGTGCTTCAGGGCGTCAACGCGCTGATCGCCGAGGGCGCGACGGCGATAACCGAAGAGGCGCTCGCCGAAAGGCTGTCGATGCGCTATGCGCCCGAGCCGGATCTCTTTATCCGCACCGGCGGCGAGCAGCGCATCAGCAATTTCCTGTTGTGGCAGCTGGCGTATTCGGAGCTGTATTTTACCGACAAGCTTTGGCCCGACTTCGACGGCGTGGCGCTGGAAGAGGCCGTCGGCTCCTACCAGGGCCGGGAGCGCCGCTTCGGGCGCACCAGCGAACAACTTCCCGAGGCCCTTCGCCGGGATTGA